CGAAAAGTTAGCACCCACTCTTTCGCAACCATCGGTGTTGTTTTAGATTAGCCGCTCATTGATGCGGCTTTTCGCCCCCGACGACCCTCGCCCTGTGCACTTCATGGGGGTTGCCGGCGCTGGGATGAGTGCACTGGCACTCCTTGCTCGGCGTCGGGGTGTGGCAGTCACCGGATGCGACCGGGACGCTGAGGGTGCGGGTGGTGCGGCGAGCTCGGCGGATGTACGGCGGGCGGGTGGAACGGTAGTCGCCGGGCACGATCCAAGTCATCTCGATGGGGTGCGCGCGGTCGTGGTCAGCTCCGCCGTGCCGCCCGATCATCCGGAACTCCAGCGCGCGCGCGAACTTGGCTTGCCAGTCGTGCGCCGCGCCGAAGCACTGGCAGCCGCGATCTCACCTGGCCGGGTCGTAGCCGTCGCCGGGACGCATGGCAAGACGACGACGACGGTAATGACGACCGAAGCTCTCGCGGCCGCCGGCCTGAATCCCACGGGAATCGCTGGCGGCCGCGTCGCTAGTTGGGGCGGGAACGCGCGCATCGGCGGCGACGACCTGTTCGTCGTAGAGGCTGACGAGTACGATAGATCGTTTCTCGCGCTGACGTCGCAAGTGGCTGTCATAAATAATGTTGAAGCCGATCACCTCGAGTGCTATGGAAGCATGGACGCGCTTGAGGAGGCGTTCGCGAAGTTCGCGGGTCCGGCACGCAGGGTGATCATCGGTGGCGACGACGCGACGGCGCTGAAGGTGGCTGGGATGGCCGGTCGGCCTACCTGGACGGTGGGCCTCTCCGCGACGGCCGATGTCCGTATCCAGGTCGTCGAGCGGGCCGAAGGACGAAGCGTCGCAACAGTGACGCTCCCAGGCGGTCAGGCCGTCGAGCTGAGGCTCCGGGTTCCCGGCCTCCACAATGTTCGAAACGCGGCTGCCGCATTGGCGGTCGCCGTGGAATTGGGGGCTCCGCTCGGGCCGGTTCTTGGGGCGCTCTCGGAGTTTGCCGGCGTAGGCCGCCGGTTCGAGTTGGTCGGGGAGAGCCAGGGTGTAGTGGTCGTGGACGACTACGCCCACCATGAGGGGGAGATCTCAGCGACCCTGGAGGGGGCGCGCCAGGCGTACCCTACCCGACGGCTGGTGGGAGTTTTCCAGCCGCACCTCTTCTCGCGGACGCGGGACCACGGGGCGGCGATGGGTCGGGCACTGGCGGCGGCCGACGTGGTGGTGGTAGCCGACGTTTACCCGGCGCGCGAGGCTCCGATTCCCGGGGTGACTGGCGAGGTCGTGGTTTGGGCGGCCGAGGCGGCGGGTGCGAAGAAGGTCGTGTGGGTTCCGCGGCGCGTGGAGTTGGCGGAACGAGTGAGGGACCTGTCGAGTCCCGGCGACTTGATCCTGACGATGGGTGCCGGGGACGTGACCACGGTCGGCCGCGAGCTGCTGAATCTGTTGGTAAGGCGGTAGGGCGGTCATGGCGGAAGGAAAGAAGCGGGTCGCCCTGGCGGCGGCGGTGATCATCGCGGTCGCGCTGCCATGGTGGGGCCCCTTGGCCCTGCGTCCCATGGCGTTCTTCGCGGTGCGGCGCGTGGAAGTGGTTGGCGCGCGGTATCTGCCCGCCGATGAAGTCGTAAGGGCACTCGGGCTCGGACAGCCGGCGAGTGTGTGGGATGACTTGGACGCGCTCGAGGGGCGGATCCGCGCGATGCCGGGAGTCGCGGAGGCGCAGGTCCAGCGACGATTGCCCGGGACGCTGCGGGTGAGCTTGCGCGAAGTGGAGCCGGTCGCGCTCGCGGAAGGACCGGTGGGGCTGGTGCCGGTGGGGCGCGACGGTCGCCCGCTCCCGTACGATCCGGCGAGCGCGCCCGTGGATGCCCCGGTCGTGGCAAGGGTCGAGCCGGCGGTGCTTGCGGCGCTGGCGCAGATCCAGGCGACGGACCCCGGTCTTTTTGCCGAGGTGTCGGCGGCGCGGGCGGGCCGTGGGGGAGCAGTGGAGCTCGAGCTCGAGGAAGGAATCGTGCGCTTCGAGGCGCCGATGGACCCGGAAGTGATTCGATCGGTGTCGGCGGTGCGGCGTGATCTGGCGGCCCGCGCGGTACTCTGGCGGGAATTGGATGCGAGGTTCAAGGGATGGGTGATCGTGCGGCCGCGCGCGGCAGCTACCGGTGGCGCGGCCTGATGCGGGAGCGGCTGGTCTGCGGTCTCGACATCGGCACGACCAAGACGTGCGCTGTGATCGCGGAGATCGGGGGCGGGTTGCCGCGTACACCCGAGGCGCGGATCCTCGGGGTGGGGCGCTCGCGGACCAGCGGGATGCGGCGCGGCGTGGTGCGCGACATCAACGAGACCACGCGCTCCGTGATGGAAGCGGTGGCCGCGGCCGAGCGGATGGCGGGCTTCAAGGTGGACGGGGTGTACGTCGGGATCGCGGGCGAGCACGTGCGTGCCATCACCTCGCCTGGGGTCGTGAACGTGACGTCGCCGGAGATCCGCGACACGGACGTGCAGCGGGTCATCGAAGTGGCCCGCGCGGTGGTGTTGCCGCCCGACAGCGAGATCCTGCACACGCTGCCGCAGGAGTACCTGGTGGACCGGCAGCGCGGGATCTCCGACCCGGCGGGGATGACCGGCACGCGGCTCGAGGTGGACGTCTTTATCGTCACGATGTCGAGCTCGATCGCGCAGAACCTCCGGAAGTCGGTCGAGCGGGCGGGCTATCACGTGACAGGGTTCGTGCTGGAGCCGCTCGCGGCGAGCTACGCCACGCTGACGGACGACGAGAAGGAACTGGGTGTCGCGCTGGTCGAGCTGGGCGGCGGAAGTACGGACCTGGCGATCTTCCAGGACGGGAAGTTCCGGCACGTCGGCACGTTCGGGTTCGCCGGCCTGCACGTCACGAGCGACATCGCTCAAGGGCTGTCGGTTACGCAGGCCGACGCGGAGAGGCTGAAGGAACGCTACGGCCTCGCGTACGAGCCGCTGGTGGACCCGGCGGAGATGATCGAGTTGCCGGGGACGGCGGGGCAGGGATCTCGGCAGGTCCAGCGGGAGCTCCTGGCGCACATCATCCACATGCGCCTGGAGGAGATCCTCTCCATGGTTTCGCGCGAGATCGAGCGCGAGGGATACGTGGGGAAGCTGGCGGCTGGGGTGGTGCTGACGGGCGGGACGGCGCAGCTGGCGGGTGTGGTCGAGCTGGCGCGCGAGGTGTTCGCGATGCCGGTGCGTCTCGGGATGCCGGGGCGGGCGCTGGCGGGGAGCCTGACCGACGCGGTGGAGCAGCCGCGCTTCAGCACCGCAACGGGTTTGGCGCTGTACGGCATGCAGGAGCAGGCGCGGGGCGCGGCCCAGGCGGGCGTACGCGCGGTAACGGTGGACCGGGTCCTGGGCTCGGTCCGGCGATGGCTGACTGATTTCTTCTGAGACCAGCGGAGCGAGGGGCGCACCCATGAGCATCTTCGAGCTCGAGGAGTCCGTGACGCAGAACGCGCGGATGAAAGTCATCGGCGTGGGCGGCGGCGGCGGCAACGCGGTGAACCGGATGATCGAGGAGCACTTGACCGGGGTCGAGTTCATCTCGGTGAACTGCGACTCCCAGGCGCTCATCAACAACCGGGCGGACATCAAGGTCCAGATCGGGAAGAAGCTCACGCGCGGCCTCGGGGCCGGCGCGCGGCCCGAGATCGGCCGCCAGGCCATCGAGGAGAACCGCGACGACGTGGGGCGGGCCATCCAGAGCGCCGACCTCATCTTCGTCACCTGTGGCATGGGGGGCGGCACCGGCACCGGTGCCGCGCCGATCATCGCCTCCATGGCCAAGGAGATGGGGGTCCTCACCATCGGCATCGTCACCAAGCCGTTCCTCTTCGAGGGCAAGAAGCGGATGCGGCAGGCCGAGATGGGCATCACCGAGATGCGCAAATACGTTGACACGATGATCGTCGTGCCCAACGAGCGGCTCATGGCGGTGGTGGGCAAGGGAGTCCCGTTCCCCGACGCGCTGAAGGTCGCCGACGGAGTGCTGCTCAACGCCACTCGCGGCATCTCCGAAGTGATCACCCGGCCGGGGCTGGTGAACGTGGACTACGCCGACGTCCGCACGGTGATGCAGAACGGCGGCTCCGCTCTCATGG
The nucleotide sequence above comes from Gemmatimonadales bacterium. Encoded proteins:
- the ftsZ gene encoding cell division protein FtsZ; its protein translation is MSIFELEESVTQNARMKVIGVGGGGGNAVNRMIEEHLTGVEFISVNCDSQALINNRADIKVQIGKKLTRGLGAGARPEIGRQAIEENRDDVGRAIQSADLIFVTCGMGGGTGTGAAPIIASMAKEMGVLTIGIVTKPFLFEGKKRMRQAEMGITEMRKYVDTMIVVPNERLMAVVGKGVPFPDALKVADGVLLNATRGISEVITRPGLVNVDYADVRTVMQNGGSALMGTGIGKGESRAMEAAQQAISSPLLDNISVNGATGVLVNITGGNDLTLGEVHQVSEIIHDAVGDEAEVIFGSVIEPSMEGEIRVTVIATGFDRKEQQAAGPVRAPGVIQFPQRQSGVVRASGSVAQQAAAAGGAGATQSGRRPSGAGPGGPVSRPVQGSAEPLSDMEIPTFIRRQMD
- a CDS encoding FtsQ-type POTRA domain-containing protein, with the protein product MAEGKKRVALAAAVIIAVALPWWGPLALRPMAFFAVRRVEVVGARYLPADEVVRALGLGQPASVWDDLDALEGRIRAMPGVAEAQVQRRLPGTLRVSLREVEPVALAEGPVGLVPVGRDGRPLPYDPASAPVDAPVVARVEPAVLAALAQIQATDPGLFAEVSAARAGRGGAVELELEEGIVRFEAPMDPEVIRSVSAVRRDLAARAVLWRELDARFKGWVIVRPRAAATGGAA
- the murC gene encoding UDP-N-acetylmuramate--L-alanine ligase; the encoded protein is MGVAGAGMSALALLARRRGVAVTGCDRDAEGAGGAASSADVRRAGGTVVAGHDPSHLDGVRAVVVSSAVPPDHPELQRARELGLPVVRRAEALAAAISPGRVVAVAGTHGKTTTTVMTTEALAAAGLNPTGIAGGRVASWGGNARIGGDDLFVVEADEYDRSFLALTSQVAVINNVEADHLECYGSMDALEEAFAKFAGPARRVIIGGDDATALKVAGMAGRPTWTVGLSATADVRIQVVERAEGRSVATVTLPGGQAVELRLRVPGLHNVRNAAAALAVAVELGAPLGPVLGALSEFAGVGRRFELVGESQGVVVVDDYAHHEGEISATLEGARQAYPTRRLVGVFQPHLFSRTRDHGAAMGRALAAADVVVVADVYPAREAPIPGVTGEVVVWAAEAAGAKKVVWVPRRVELAERVRDLSSPGDLILTMGAGDVTTVGRELLNLLVRR
- the ftsA gene encoding cell division protein FtsA — encoded protein: MGDRAAARGSYRWRGLMRERLVCGLDIGTTKTCAVIAEIGGGLPRTPEARILGVGRSRTSGMRRGVVRDINETTRSVMEAVAAAERMAGFKVDGVYVGIAGEHVRAITSPGVVNVTSPEIRDTDVQRVIEVARAVVLPPDSEILHTLPQEYLVDRQRGISDPAGMTGTRLEVDVFIVTMSSSIAQNLRKSVERAGYHVTGFVLEPLAASYATLTDDEKELGVALVELGGGSTDLAIFQDGKFRHVGTFGFAGLHVTSDIAQGLSVTQADAERLKERYGLAYEPLVDPAEMIELPGTAGQGSRQVQRELLAHIIHMRLEEILSMVSREIEREGYVGKLAAGVVLTGGTAQLAGVVELAREVFAMPVRLGMPGRALAGSLTDAVEQPRFSTATGLALYGMQEQARGAAQAGVRAVTVDRVLGSVRRWLTDFF